The window CTGCTAGTATTCATCTACAATCCATGAGTGGTTCAGATATACCTGAGATACAATGTCGATGCTTCCCGTTGCTGCTTCGTGGTCTCATTACATGTACTGATACAATTAAGAGCACAATTTCAATGTTTCCTGTGAAGACAACTTACATGTAGGATAAGTTTTGTCGACGGAAACACCAACGTTATCAGAGACATGACATCATTTTTACTGATGTGTGTATTGAAATGTGTCGGCCAGAAGTTGATGATTTACGAATAATTACTTGATTGTGGTCATAATATCCTCTTTTCAACGCCATATTTGTTTCAACTAGCCGAGGACGCTGAGAAGGTCCACACCAATACAGAAGTTTGCTGGCCACCTGGCATTGTCAATGGCATAATCATGGCTTCCAGCGAAAGCAGAGATCCCCAGGTTAACTGATTTTACAATCATTTCTCACCATGTTACGTATGTGGTATATAATATGTAAAACGTTTGCTCAGCTTTTCTTGGTGACGTATTCTCTAGTATTGACGATCAtgcaatgtcattttttttcaattgtgcATGGGATCTATCAAGTTGGAAATTTAAGCTGTCGCCATTCTACCATCCACGATTGATCCTTCATAAAGCTGCTGTCTTGAAACCCGTAACTAAGATCTTTATATGCGGCGGAGGGAATGTGTTTTGTCAATCACAATCGCCTGCTGCTACAGGCAGACACATAATTTACAATGGTCACCGTTATCGCGTGATGTATAGAGGTCATAGTCCGCCATAAGGTTATGTGCATTGGTAGATAGTAACGCTCATAACAGCGTCTAATAACGAGAGTTTAAATTGCGATATTACAATATGATAACACAAGCTGATACATGTGAGGCATTACTCACCATAGTCAACGCGGAGAGGCGGAGCTTCTCAGTGAAGGAAAATACAAGTTAACCTTTCTAAGTTTATAAAGTACAAGGCAGTTCTTGAAACCCACATGTAGTTTCACAATTGACTTCTAAATATTATCTCAATACAGTGTGCAAAATGATGCATTCAGTCTAAGTAATTTTTAAGTGACAACCCGTTGATAACAAATACGGGTTCTTGGTGTTTCCAATATTCACATTCTTATAGGTCAACGAACGTCTCGTCAAACCTcgtcttttttttttgcttcgGACATTATTTCATTCAATACTTCTAAAATCAAATAACACATTTATtcagaacattttgaaaaaaggaTAGCTTCAAATCATCAGTTCCCAGTAAGCGTCATCTAAACGTAAAAACCAAATTTACAACGTGCGCTGTCATTACACAATCGTTAAGCCGTATGGTTTTTGACTTTTCTTCGTTCAGTATATGTGACCATTGATCTATTGCGAGGTCTTAACTTAATTTATCATGTTTACAAAATCCAAAACCAAATTTgttagaaaataataataaaaagacCGCTCTAAGACgataaatgataaattatagtgaaaattaaaggatttaaaaaaatgaaaataatcataAGTTTTAATCTGTATTGTGTTTTGTAAAACCTTCCTCTAATCTTTGTTTTTGCTTGCTgtctaattatttttttcttcagagatattattgatattgatatgaatttttccaaaataaCAAGGAATATACCTTTGAAAAGATCACCTTGCGTAAGCCTTGTGGTCCTCTGTAGTGCTGTCCTCCgcaataaatgaaaaaatcagaatGAAGAAATCTTTATGACACATATATAAATTGTGCATTGCGCACTGGGGCAATTTTTGGCATGCTTTTGTGGTCCTGAGCATATACGTATAGATCAGTGAATTGCACTAAATGTGATTTACAAATGTAAACAGGCCTCATTCTCGGCCTCAATTCGATccatttatgtatttgtataacATCACACATGCAGTTACGGACTCTGAGTATAGCAGGATATAACTAATTCTTTACTATTACAggttctcattgatgcagcaGGGCTAGGTGATATTCCAAAGCTCGAGTCCTTGATAGGTGATGGGTCTGATGTTAATGGTAGAGGTCACTGTGTGTTTGTAAGTATTTTAATCATCTCTTCCTTGTCAATGATTTCAATGCTACAAGAATTTCTAGCGGTTGGGTGCATATAAACAAATGAACAGCGGTGAAGTCTCCGGAATTGCGCTAAAGAACTATCAATTATAAGTTTAGATCGATATTCTGTCGATACTCATAAGTGACAATTTTTAGATACATACAATTTTCATATCAGCTTTAATTTTCCCGCATGTATAACGTGCATGAGTTTGGAAGATaaagatgaaatctgtaatgtttGTCATCGCAAAGTCCATTCTatgctaaaatgtaaaaattgtagTAGGTTTAAAACACTCGATTTATAAATTGATATATCCGTACTATTCTATACAGCCATTACGGTTGAATTACGCCTTTGCAAAACTTATATTTTTAAGAACTGAACATAGCAACCCAAGACTACCTGAACACGTCAAATACAAATCAACAAACCTTAACCGTGGAGCCAATTAACTCGAAATATTGTAACTAAATCATTTGTTACTCGTCAGTTTGATCAAACATTGCATTTTCAATAGTTATGTCAATTAGAAGATTTCGCTTAACTTACCGATAGCCTCATCAATCATATTTTGTAACATCCGTGCGTGCGCAGACGCATCCATTAAATTAAGTGAACGACTTTGTAAATAAAAGTTGTAAAGGTTTTACACTATTACATGTTATTTGCTTATTTGCAATACATAGCTTGAAGCCTCACGTAAatcagattttgtttaatttctcTGGATTTAATCCCGAGAAAAACCCATATGGTTCTCCTGGCTCGACCACCCCAGATtttgtctatttcatattttatttctcaaaatttcaagcCATGCACTACCGCCCATATTTTCACCACTGCAGACTGCAATAGCAGAGCACACCAAAGGGCCACAATAATATGAATCCCAGGAGCTCACCTcaatacaatgaaaatatttattgcaTTTGAGAAAGGTATTTGGAAATCATAAGATTGTGAAAAGTGGAagtcactgaaatgtacagATAACCCTTGACACAGCCGTGTGATATTTACACATCATCCTCGTTGTCGGAAAACATGTGTTCGACGCGTTACGAGCATTACGAGCCAGAGCACAACACTTCCAAACACTGGATGTACGAGGCATTTAATTCCAAGATATTTGACATACTTACCGAGTATAAATGATACACGAACAaacattcaaataaaatatcagccgagatagataaatttgaaaacaagcCGACATGATAGATATAAATGAACAAAGACCGATAAATTTGTCGGCATACAGTAACATTGATATGATCACGGATTTCATTCGGCGTACTCAAGAACGGCTTTGGAATTGTGTCAAGTCATGATGGACTAATGCAATTATGTTACTTGTCACTTTAGATATTGGTATGCAGACTGTATGTTTTGTTAATCTTCTCTCATTAAAACACACTCCTTGATTACTCTGATGTTTTAGAAACTTTGTCAGTTTGTGCCTCTGAACACactaaaatgtttattttcgaTTGTACATTCTAGCCTGAAGCCACAGCATTGCATGCGGCTTCTCTATTTGGTCATGCTGACGTAGCTGAAGTGTTAATTAAACTTGGTGCAGATATCAATGCTAAGAATGAGGTAAGTAAATGTGATGGGGTAATCGATATAGATATTCAATAAAAATTTATAGCCA of the Ptychodera flava strain L36383 chromosome 20, AS_Pfla_20210202, whole genome shotgun sequence genome contains:
- the LOC139120116 gene encoding GA-binding protein subunit beta-2-like, whose amino-acid sequence is MASSESRDPQVLIDAAGLGDIPKLESLIGDGSDVNGRGHCVFPEATALHAASLFGHADVAEVLIKLGADINAKNEMTPIYLKVSLKKMTVVNYKKNWMQYAIGLIIHY